The following proteins come from a genomic window of Neoarius graeffei isolate fNeoGra1 chromosome 26, fNeoGra1.pri, whole genome shotgun sequence:
- the LOC132874459 gene encoding solute carrier family 41 member 1-like, whose amino-acid sequence MVFDIVQHWTVFSEVNEVFILVPALLGLKGDLEMTLASRLSTATNIGQMDTAKEMWKMIIGDLAVVQVQATVVGFLASIVAIIFGWNPEGQIKIGHAVLLCASSVATAVIASLLLGLIMTSVIIGSRKVGINPDNVATPIAASLGDLVTLALLSGISTGLYHELGEWRILDNVYANPLVFVFFIALTPIWVLIARQIPSAREVLYSGWKPVIIAMAISSLGGLILDQTLSKPNYAGMAVFTPVINGVGGNLVAVQASRISTYLHMTRLPAADANPPPQKCPTPCSTFFSSGVNSRSARVLLFLVIPGHLIFLGTIKLIRGGHTTLTFAFIAVYLTAALLQVVILLYLADLMVYWMWKRGMDPDTCSIPYLTTFGDLLGTGFLALCFYILWMIGDGSMDMGD is encoded by the exons ATGGTCTTTGACATTGTTCAA CATTGGACGGTGTTCTCCGAGGTGAACGAGGTCTTTATCCTGGTGCCTGCTCTTCTGGGCCTGAAGGGGGACCTGGAGATGACACTGGCCTCCAGACTGTCCACCGCA ACTAATATCGGACAGATGGACACAGCCAAGGAGATGTGGAAAATGATCATAGGGGACCTCGCAGTAGTTCAG GTTCAGGCCACTGTGGTTGGTTTCCTAGCCTCCATCGTGGCAATCATTTTTGGCTGGAACCCAGAGGGCCAAATCAAGATAGGTCATGCTGTTCTGCTCTGTGCAAGCAGCGTAGCTACAGCCGTCATCGCTTCCCTGCTGCTAG GTCTTATCATGACCAGTGTGATCATCGGCTCCAGAAAGGTTGGCATTAACCCGGACAACGTGGCCACGCCCATCGCTGCCAGCCTTGGAGACTTGGTTACTCTGGCTCTACTTTCTGGCATTAGCACAGGACTCTACCACGAGCTGGGTGAGTGGAGGATTCTGG ATAACGTTTACGCCAATCCGCTAGTCTTCGTATTTTTCATTGCCTTGACGCCTATCTGGGTCCTGATCGCCCGACAAATCCCCTCCGCCCGAGAAGTGCTGTACTCAGGGTGGAAGCCTGTGATTATCGCCATGGCGATCAGCAG TCTTGGAGGCCTCATCCTGGACCAAACTCTGTCTAAGCCCAACTATGCTGGAATGGCGGTGTTCACTCCGGTCATCAACG GCGTGGGAGGTAATCTGGTGGCGGTCCAGGCCAGTCGCATCTCCACATACCTGCACATGACTCGCCTCCCCGCTGCAGACGCAAATCCACCTCCACAGAAATGTCCCACACCCTGCAGCACGTTCTTCAGCTCAG GTGTGAATTCTCGATCTGCCCGAGTGCTCCTCTTCCTTGTGATTCCCGGTCACCTTATTTTCCTAGGCACCATCAAATTGATACGGGGCGGACACACCACCCTCACCTTTGCCTTCATCGCTGTCTACCTGACCGCTGCCTTACTCCAG GTGGTGATCCTGCTGTATCTGGCTGACTTGATGGTGTACTGGATGTGGAAGAGAGGGATGGATCCTGATACCTGTTCCATTCCCTACCTAACAACCTTTGGCGACTTGCTTGGCACGGGCTTCCTGGCCCTGTGCTTCTATATCCTCTGGATGATCGGCGATGGATCCATGGACATGGGAGACTGA